One genomic segment of Streptomyces niveus includes these proteins:
- a CDS encoding (2Fe-2S)-binding protein: protein MDLAEVGSVGGFFALRTEAVGGPAEPGAHAGAYVPFAQIYAGDTAPLTARVDKVAAKLGAPERRIAASVAQLGLAARLWSIALGSAALHGEVPDLDPARLLWDPLGSSPDDLLLPGPRPFPTTGGAAGASVDDLAAAVRDVVQHGHLVPLAAALRADGRISPALLWGNAGSALAGAVRELGAWSRRTGRPETGERAAAIGAALFTHPGLRTTGVSWNGSFRRRSCCLYYRCPSGGLCGDCVFDRPPQRPSA, encoded by the coding sequence GTGGATCTCGCGGAGGTGGGATCGGTGGGCGGGTTCTTCGCCCTGCGGACAGAAGCGGTCGGCGGGCCAGCCGAGCCGGGAGCGCACGCCGGCGCGTACGTTCCGTTCGCACAGATCTACGCGGGCGACACCGCACCCCTGACGGCGCGCGTCGACAAGGTCGCGGCGAAGCTCGGCGCGCCCGAGCGCCGGATCGCCGCGTCCGTCGCGCAGCTGGGGCTCGCCGCCCGGCTCTGGTCGATCGCCCTGGGCTCGGCCGCGCTGCACGGCGAGGTCCCGGACCTGGACCCCGCGCGGCTGCTCTGGGATCCCCTCGGCTCCTCGCCCGACGACCTCCTGCTGCCGGGTCCCCGCCCCTTCCCGACCACAGGGGGCGCCGCGGGCGCATCCGTGGACGATCTCGCGGCGGCGGTGCGGGACGTGGTCCAGCACGGCCATCTCGTCCCCCTGGCGGCGGCCCTGCGCGCCGACGGCCGGATCTCTCCCGCACTGCTGTGGGGCAACGCCGGCTCCGCGCTCGCCGGCGCCGTACGTGAACTCGGCGCCTGGAGCCGCCGGACCGGACGGCCCGAGACGGGCGAGCGGGCCGCCGCCATCGGCGCCGCGCTGTTCACCCACCCCGGCCTGCGCACCACCGGCGTCTCGTGGAACGGATCCTTCCGGCGCCGGAGCTGCTGCCTCTACTACCGTTGCCCGTCCGGCGGCCTCTGCGGGGACTGTGTCTTCGACCGGCCACCGCAGCGCCCTTCCGCATGA